From Xenopus laevis strain J_2021 chromosome 7L, Xenopus_laevis_v10.1, whole genome shotgun sequence, one genomic window encodes:
- the LOC108697026 gene encoding toll-like receptor 12: protein MDLCLKQEHWKNSYYLIVCILFFLPSVILGWTVKKCSVADRSVQLRDPVFSNRCALNKNATSLALCANVTNITADISDVPSTVEILCLSGSNKFIQGGTFANFKKILYLFMKMPLVRIYPDAFKGLDNLESLSISFLGHSMCNDLYLPMDAFSNLHSLKHLTLEGFNLVKSMRIRLPSFTFLYSLSLPANCITDLFHVFKIFQNLVSIHNLDVGSNNIESVNLQHKQNISLPNITELVLERNPLNVIQRKALARFNICFLNLGYTKLNLEDILNSGMEKLDSLNLKSACWHETHKTDMLCSIVDRFQLKTLSAPANRFFGIYTKDFLGCSSLEFIDLNHNHIHIVDPDLLYILPNLKQLQLSYNRLPMNLCPLSYQDNFTSSLEVLYFNGNNIPVLKNRQFFCMTKLTDLMLATNGIEHIEESAFWGLNDLQLLDLRNNKLTSLQISSLSGLSNLRELYIQNNNMEDIQRFSLKRQTKLRLVKIGFVSVAVSFELFSSIETLDIQTTGKYIAVNMNDTAASSLKSLRVNASRVELVIKCGHPFFSTLRELKVINTNEFISCSRHVSLLQHFKNLENLQYHFTGIPLTRNVNFSNLPHLRSLEVKNLATALDPNEPPNDLFHNLHKLEILKLFNCGFKYITVGFLKDMRSLKVLVLKNEMILAVDPGLHNILSPVQFIYLYDVTFQCDCENSWFVTWALKEKHTFVSGICSLFCFKLNKKYNLVDFDERSCRLEIGFMLFIVTFTSLVLFIVLTLLYNIFNSDIIQLFYVFQIWLKKLRGKADNSIAYEYDAFVSYCSRDQGWVVKYLVPNLEEKRRNTIKLCLHNRDFLVGKDIVDNIMDSIYKSRKTICLISYNYLQSDWCSLEMRMATYKLLAEKNDDLILIFLENISGYHLSAYHRLARIVRKKTYIDWPQEETEQAEFWERLRMTVLETMEN, encoded by the coding sequence ATGGATTTGTGTCTGAAACAAGAACATTGGAAGAACAGCTACTATTTAATAGTCTGCATTCTTTTTTTCCTGCCATCTGTTATTTTAGGGTGGACtgtaaaaaaatgcagtgttgcaGATAGATCTGTGCAACTTCGTGATCCCGTTTTTAGCAATCGATGTGCTTTGAATAAAAACGCGACTTCCCTGGCCTTGTGTGCTAATGTTACAAATATAACTGCTGACATATCAGATGTTCCCTCAACAGTTGAAATCCTCTGTCTTTCTGGCAGCAACAAGTTCATTCAAGGTGGCACCTTTGCTAATTTTAAGAAGATCTTATACTTATTCATGAAGATGCCTTTGGTGAGAATTTACCCAGATGCCTTCAAAGGACTAGACAATCTTGAATCTCTCTCAATTTCATTTCTTGGTCATTCAATGTGCAATGATCTCTATTTACCCATGGATGCCTTTAGTAATTTACACTCTTTAAAACATCTCACCCTAGAAGGATTTAACCTGGTCAAAAGCATGAGAATCCGTCTGCCTTCTTTTACATTTCTCTATTCCCTTTCACTTCCTGCAAACTGCATCACTGACTTGTTTCATGTGTTTAAAATCTTCCAAAACCTTGTCTCTATACATAATTTAGATGTGGGATCTAACAACATAGAGAGTGTCAATcttcagcacaaacaaaatataagTCTGCCAAACATAACAGAGCTTGTATTGGAGAGAAATCCTTTAAATGTCATCCAGCGAAAAGCCTTAGCAagatttaatatatgttttttgaatCTTGGTTATACAAAGTTAAATTTGGAAGACATATTGAACTCTGGAATGGAGAAGTTGGATAGTTTAAATCTTAAGTCTGCATGTTGGCATGAAACACACAAAACAGATATGTTGTGCTCCATAGTTGATagatttcagctaaaaacactcaGTGCACCAGCCAACCGATTCTTTGGAATCTACACAAAAGACTTTTTAGGTTGCTCTTCTCTTGAATTTATTGATTTAAACCATAATCATATACATATTGTAGACCCTGACTTACTCTACATATTGCCAAATTTAAAACAACTGCAATTGTCTTATAACCGTCTTCCTATGAATCTATGCCCATTGTCCTATCAAGATAATTTTACATCAAGTCTAGAAGTGCTGTATTTCAATGGCAACAATATCcctgttttaaaaaacagacaaTTCTTTTGCATGACTAAACTTACAGATTTAATGCTAGCTACAAATGGCATAGAACACATTGAAGAATCAGCGTTTTGGGGGCTGAATGATTTGCAATTATTAGATCTAAGAAACAACAAACTTACCTCTTTACAAATTAGCTCTTTATCAGGACTTTCTAACTTAAGGGAACTCTATATACAAAACAATAATATGGAAGATATCCAAAGATTCTCTTTAAAAAGGCAAACCAAACTCCGCCTTGTGAAAATTGGCTTTGTGTCTGTTGCTGTTAGTTTTGAATTGTTTTCAAGCATAGAGACATTAGACATCCAGACAACTGGTAAATATATAGCTGTGAATATGAATGACACTGCAGCTTCCTCTTTGAAATCACTGAGAGTGAATGCAAGTCGTGTTGAATTAGTTATTAAGTGTGGCCATCCATTTTTTTCCACCTTAAGAGAACTAAAAGTAATCAACACTAATGAATTCATTTCATGCTCCCGTCATGTTTCCCTGCTgcagcattttaaaaatctggagaATCTACAATATCACTTTACTGGCATACCTTTGACtagaaatgtaaatttttctAATCTTCCTCATTTGAGAAGTTTAGAAGTCAAAAACCTTGCGACAGCTCTTGACCCAAATGAACCTCCTAATGATCTTTTCCATAATCTACATAAACTGGAGATTCTCAAACTTTTCAATTGTGGCTTTAAATACATCACTGTTGGGTTTCTCAAGGACATGAGATCCCTCAAAGTTCTTGTGCTGAAGAATGAAATGATTCTGGCAGTGGACCCAGGATTACACAATATACTGAGTCCAGTTCAATTCATATATTTGTATGATGTGACATTTCAATGCGATTGTGAAAATTCTTGGTTTGTTACTTGGGCACTGAAAGAGAAACACACGTTTGTATCAGGGATctgttctttattttgctttaagctTAATAAGAAGTATAACCTGGTGGATTTCGATGAAAGGAGCTGCAGACTGGAGATTGGTTTTATGTTGTTTATAGTAACATTTACTTCACTGGTTCTGTTTATTGTACTAACTTTGCTCTACAATATTTTTAATTCAGATATCATCCAACTTTTTTACGTGTTTCAAATTTGGTTGAAGAAACTTCGGGGTAAAGCAGACAATTCCATTGCATATGAATACGATGCCTTTGTTTCTTACTGCAGCAGGGATCAAGGCTGGGTTGTAAAGTACCTTGTCCCTAATTTAGAAGAAAAACGTAGAAATACTATAAAACTGTGTTTGCACAATAGGGATTTTCTGGTTGGAAAAGATATTGTGGATAACATAATGGACAGTATCTACAAGAGTAGGAAGACAATCTGTTTAATTAGTTACAATTATTTACAGAGTGACTGGTGCTCTTTAGAAATGAGGATGGCCACCTATAAGTTACTGGCCGAGAAAAACGATgatctgattttaatttttttggaaaacatttcTGGTTATCATTTGTCGGCATATCACAGATTAGCCAGGATCGTGAGAAAGAAAACGTACATAGACTGGCCTCAAGAAGAAACCGAGCAAGCTGAATTCTGGGAGAGGCTGAGAATGACAGTTCTGGAGACTATGGAAAATTAA
- the LOC108696652 gene encoding toll-like receptor 12: MGLCLKREHWKNSYYLIVCIIFFLPSVILGWTVKKCSVADSSVQLRDPNFGKRCALYNNATSLALCANVTNITADISDVPSTIEILCLSGSNKFIQGGTFANFKRIIYLFMKMPLAGIYPNAFKGLDNLESLSISFLGRSMCNNLSLPTDVFSNLHSLKQLTLEGFKLFKSMRINLPSFTFLYSLALPANCITDLFHVFHIFQNVVFIHNLDVGSNKIESVNIQHIQNISLPNITELVLEKNPLKVIQRKALARFDIRLLNLGFTKLHLEDILNCGTEKLQSLSLTSACRNAINKTHILCSIADRFQLKLLSAPVNRFSGIYTKDFLGCSSLEFLNLNHNHIHIVDPELLYILPKLKQLHLSFTLIPMNLCPLSYKNNFTSSLEVLYFISNNIPVLKNRQFFCMTKLTDLILATNGIEHIEESAFWGLNNLQLLDLRNNKLTSLQISSLSGLSNLRELYIQNNVLESIQRFSLKRQTKLRLVKMDFVSVSVSFELFPNTETLDIQTTGKYITVYMNDTAASSLKSLSVNGSQVILDIKCGHPFFSTIRELKLFTTNKLISCSHHGPPLQHFKNLTNLQYHFSGVPLTGSVNFSNLPYLISLEIENLATALDPKVPHNDLFHKLYKLEILKLSNCGFKYFTAMLFKDMISLKVLVLKNEMILAMDPGLQNILSPVQFIYLYDVTFQCECENSWFVTWALKDKHTFVSGICSLFCLNLNKKYNLVDFDERSCRLEMGFMLFIVTLTSLVLFIVLTLLYNIFNSEIIQLFYVFQIWLKKLRGKTNNPTAYEYDAFVSYCSRDQGWVVKYLVPNLEEKGRNTVNLCLHNRDFLVGKDIVDNIMDSIYKSRKTICLISYNYLQSDWCSLEMRMATYKLLAEKNDDLILIFLENISDYHLSAYHRLARIVRKKTYIDWPQEETEQAEFWERLRMTVLETMEN, from the coding sequence ATGGGTTTGTGTCTTAAACGAGAACATTGGAAGAACAGCTACTATTTAATtgtctgtattatttttttcctgcCATCTGTTATTTTAGGGTGGACtgtaaaaaaatgcagtgttgcaGATAGTTCTGTGCAACTTCGTGATCCCAATTTTGGCAAACGTTGTGCTTTGTATAATAATGCAACTTCCCTGGCCTTGTGTGCTAATGTTACAAATATAACTGCTGACATATCAGATGTTCCCTCAACAATTGAAATCCTCTGTCTTTCTGGCAGCAACAAGTTCATTCAAGGTGGCACCTTTGCTAATTTTAAGAGGATCATATACTTATTCATGAAGATGCCTTTGGCAGGAATTTACCCAAATGCCTTCAAAGGACTGGATAATCTGGAATCTCTCTCAATCTCATTTCTTGGCCGTTCAATGTGCAATAATCTCTCTTTACCCACGGATGTCTTTAGCAATTTACACTCTTTGAAACAGCTCACCCTAGAAGGATTTAAATTGTTCAAAAGCATGAGAATCAATCTGCCTTCTTTTACATTTCTCTATTCCCTTGCACTTCCTGCAAACTGCATCACTGACTTGTTTCATGTGTTTCATATCTTCCAAAACGTTGTCTTTATACATAACTTAGATGTGGGTTCTAACAAAATCGAGAGTGTCAATATTCAGCACATACAAAATATAAGTCTGCCAAACATAACAGAGCTTGTATTGGAGAAAAATCCCTTAAAAGTCATCCAGCGAAAAGCCTTAGCAAGATTTGATATACGTCTTTTGAATCTTGGTTTTACAAAGTTACATTTGGAAGACATCTTGAACTGTGGAACAGAGAAATTACAAAGTTTGAGTCTTACTTCTGCCTGTAGGAATGCaattaacaaaacacatattttgtGCTCAATAGCGGATAGATTTCAGCTCAAATTACTCAGTGCACCCGTCAACCGATTCTCTGGAATTTACACAAAAGACTTTTTAGGTTGCTCTTCTCTTGAATTCCTCAACTTAAACCATAATCATATACATATTGTAGACCCTGAGTTACTATACATATTGCCAAAGTTAAAACAGCTTCATTTGTCATTTACCCTTATTCCTATGAATCTATGCCCATTAtcgtataaaaataattttacatcaAGTCTAGAAGTGCTGTATTTTATTAGCAACAATATCCCTGTATTAAAAAACAGACAATTCTTTTGCATGACTAAACTTACAGATTTAATTCTAGCTACAAATGGCATAGAACACATTGAAGAATCCGCTTTTTGGGGGCTGAATAATTTGCAATTATTAGATCTAAGAAACAACAAACTTACCTCTTTACAAATTAGCTCTTTATCAGGGCTTTCTAACTTAAGGGAACTCTATATACAAAACAATGTGTTGGAAAGTATCCAAAGATTCTCTTTAAAAAGGCAAACTAAACTCCGCCTTGTGAAAATGGACTTTGTGTCTGTTTCTGTTAGTTTTGAACTGTTTCCAAACACAGAGACATTAGACATCCAGACAACTGGtaaatatataactgtatatatgaaTGACACTGCAGCTTCCTCTTTGAAATCACTGAGTGTGAATGGAAGTCAGGTCATTTTAGATATTAAGTGTGGCCATCCATTTTTTTCCACCATAAGGGAACTAAAATTATTTACCactaataaattaatttcatGCTCTCATCATGGCCCCCCGCTGCAGCACTTTAAGAATCTGACAAATCTACAATACCACTTTAGTGGCGTACCTTTGACTGGAAGTGTCAATTTTTCAAACCTTCCTTATCTGATAAGTTTAGAAATAGAAAACCTTGCGACAGCTCTTGACCCCAAAGTCCCTCATAACGATCTTTTCCATAAACTATATAAACTGGAAATTCTCAAGCTTTCCaattgtggctttaaatacttcACTGCCATGCTTTTCAAAGACATGATATCTCTCAAAGTTCTTGTGCTGAAGAATGAAATGATTCTGGCAATGGACCCAGGATTACAGAATATACTGAGTCCAGTTCAATTCATATATTTGTATGATGTGACATTTCAATGTGAATGTGAAAATTCTTGGTTTGTTACCTGGGCACTGAAAGACAAACATACATTTGTATCAGGGATCTGTTCTTTATTTTGCCTTAATCTTAATAAGAAGTATAACCTGGTGGATTTTGACGAAAGGAGCTGCAGACTGGAAATGGGGTTCATGTTATTTATAGTAACATTAACTTCATTAGTTTTGTTTATTGTACTAACTTTGCTCTACAATATTTTCAATTCAGAAATCATCCAACTTTTTTACGTGTTTCAAATTTGGCTAAAGAAGCTTAGGGGTAAAACAAACAACCCCACTGCATATGAATATGATGCCTTTGTTTCTTACTGCAGCAGGGATCAAGGCTGGGTTGTAAAGTACCTTGTCCCTAATTTAGAAGAAAAGGGAAGAAATACTGTAAACCTGTGTTTGCACAACAGGGATTTTCTGGTTGGAAAAGATATTGTGGATAACATAATGGACAGTATCTACAAGAGTAGGAAGACCATCTGCTTAATTAGTTACAATTACTTACAGAGTGACTGGTGCTCTTTAGAAATGAGGATGGCCACCTATAAGTTACTGGCTGAGAAAAACGATGAtctgattttaatatttttggaaAACATTTCTGATTATCATTTGTCGGCATATCACAGATTAGCCAGGATCGTGAGAAAGAAAACGTACATAGACTGGCCTCAAGAAGAAACCGAGCAAGCTGAATTCTGGGAGAGGCTGAGAATGACAGTTCTGGAGACTATGGAAAATTAA
- the tlr12.L gene encoding toll-like receptor 12 — MDLCLKREHWKNSHHLIVCILFFLPSVILGWTVKKCSVADRSMRLHDRIFPNNCALYKNATSLALCANVTNITADISDVPSTIEIFCLSGSNKFIQGGTFANFKRVINLLIKMPLVKIYPDAFKGLDNLESLSISFLGRLMCNNLSLPTDVFSNLNSLKNLNIEGFKLVKSMRLHLPSFTFLYSLSLPANCITDLFHVFHIFQNVVSIHNLDVGSNKIESVNIQHKQNISLPNITMLVLEKNPLAVIQRKALARFCIRLLNLDSTKLHLEDILNSGIEKLESLSLMSACGSAINKTHMLCSIADRFQLKSLIAQNNKFSEIHTKDLLGCSSLQFLNLNHNHIHIVDPELLYILPKLKQLYLSYSHLPMNLCPLSYQNNFTSSLEVLYFNGNNISVLKNRQFFCMTKLTDLILATNGIEHIEESAFWGLNDLQVLDLRNNKLTSLQISSLSGLSNLRELYIQNNDMEDSQRFSLKRQTKLRLVKIGFVSVAVSFELFSSIETLDIQTTGKYIAVTMNDTAASSLKSLRVNASLVELSIKCGHPFFSTLRELKVINTNEFISCSHHVPPLQHFNNLENLQYRFNKPLTRNVNFSNIPHLRSLEVENLATALYPNEPPNDLFHNLHKLEILKLLNCGFKYITVGFLKDMRSLKVLVLKNEMILVVDPGLQNILSPVQFVYFYDVTFQCDCENSWFVTWALKDKHTFVSGICSLFCLKLNKKYNLVDFDERSCRLEMGFMLFIFTFTSLVLFIVLTLLYNIFNSDIIQLFYVFQIWLKKLRGKTNNPTAYEYDAFVSYCSRDQGWVVKYLVPNLEEKGRNTIKLCLHNRDFLVGKDIVDNIMDSIYKSRKTVCLISYNYLQSDWCSLEMRMATYKLLAEKNDDLILIFLENISGYHLSAYHRLARIVRKKTYIDWPQEETEQAEFWERLRMTVLETMEN; from the coding sequence ATGGATTTGTGTCTCAAACGAGAGCATTGGAAGAACAGCCACCATTTAATAGTCTGCATTCTTTTTTTCCTGCCATCTGTTATTTTAGGGTGGACtgtaaaaaaatgcagtgttgcaGATAGATCTATGCGCCTTCATGATCGAATTTTTCCTAATAACTGTGCTTTGTATAAAAACGCAACTTCCCTGGCCTTGTGTGCTAATGTTACAAATATAACTGCTGACATATCAGATGTTCCCTCAACAATTGAAATCTTCTGTCTTTCTGGCAGCAACAAGTTCATTCAAGGTGGCACCTTTGCTAATTTTAAAAGAGTCATAAACTTGTTGATTAAGATGCCTTTGGTGAAAATTTACCCAGATGCCTTCAAAGGACTGGATAATCTGGAATCTCTCTCAATCTCATTTCTTGGTCGTTTAATGTGCAATAATCTCTCTTTACCCACGGATGTCTTTAGCAATTTAAACTCTTTGAAAAATCTCAACATAGAAGGATTTAAACTGGTCAAAAGCATGAGACTCCATCTGCCTTCTTTTACATTTCTCTATTCCCTTTCACTTCCTGCAAACTGCATCACTGACTTGTTTCATGTGTTTCATATCTTCCAAAACGTCGTCTCTATACATAACTTAGATGTGGGTTCTAACAAAATCGAGAGTGTCAATattcagcacaaacaaaatataagTCTGCCAAACATAACAATGCTTGTATTGGAGAAAAATCCCTTAGCTGTCATCCAGCGAAAAGCCTTAGCAAGATTTTGTATCCGTCTTTTGAATCTTGATTCTACAAAGTTACATTTGGAAGACATCTTGAACTCTGGAATAGAGAAATTAGAAAGTTTGAGCCTTATGTCTGCCTGTGGGAGTGCAATTAACAAAACACATATGTTGTGCTCAATAGCGGATAGATTTCAGCTCAAATCACTCATTGCACAAAATAACAAATTTTCAGAAATCCACACAAAAGATCTTTTAGGTTGCTCTTCTCTTCAATTCCTTAACTTAAACCATAATCATATACATATTGTAGACCCTGAGTTACTCTACATATTGCCAAAGTTAAAACAACTATATTTGTCTTATAGCCATCTTCCTATGAATCTATGCCCATTAtcttatcaaaataattttacatcAAGTCTAGAAGTGCTGTATTTCAATGGCAACAATATCTCTGTATTAAAAAACAGACAATTCTTTTGCATGACTAAACTTACAGATTTAATTCTAGCTACAAATGGCATAGAACACATTGAAGAATCAGCGTTTTGGGGGCTGAATGATTTGCAAGTATTAGATCTAAGAAACAACAAACTTACCTCTTTGCAAATTAGCTCTTTATCAGGGCTTTCTAACTTAAGGGAACTCTATATACAAAACAATGATATGGAAGATAGCCAAAGATTCTCTTTAAAAAGGCAAACCAAACTCCGCCTTGTGAAAATTGGCTTTGTGTCTGTTGCTGTTAGTTTTGAATTGTTTTCAAGCATAGAGACATTAGACATCCAGACAACTGGTAAATATATAGCTGTGACTATGAATGACACTGCAGCTTCCTCTTTGAAATCACTGAGAGTGAATGCAAGTCTTGTTGAATTATCTATTAAGTGTGGCCATCCATTTTTTTCCACCTTAAGAGAACTAAAAGTAATCAACACTAATGAATTCATTTCATGCTCCCATCATGTTCCCCCACTGCAGCACTTTAACAATCTGGAGAATCTACAATATCGCTTTAACAAACCTTTGACtagaaatgtaaatttttcaaATATTCCTCATTTGAGAAGTCTAGAAGTAGAAAACCTTGCAACAGCTCTTTACCCAAATGAACCTCCTAATGATCTCTTCCATAATCTTCATAAACTGGAGATTCTCAAACTTTTAAATTGTGGCTTTAAATACATCACTGTTGGGTTTCTCAAGGACATGAGATCCCTCAAAGTTCTTGTGCTGAAGAATGAAATGATTCTGGTAGTGGACCCAGGATTACAGAATATACTGAGTCCAGTTCAATTTGTCTATTTTTATGATGTGACATTTCAATGCGACTGTGAAAATTCTTGGTTTGTTACCTGGGCACTGAAAGACAAACACACGTTTGTATCAGGGATCTGTTCTTTATTTTGCCTTAAGCTTAATAAGAAGTATAACCTGGTGGATTTCGATGAAAGGAGCTGCAGACTGGAAATGGGGTTCATgttatttatattcacatttacTTCACTGGTTCTGTTTATTGTACTAACTTTGCTCTACAATATTTTTAATTCAGATATCATTCAACTTTTTTACGTGTTTCAAATTTGGCTAAAGAAGCTTAGGGGTAAAACAAACAACCCCACTGCATATGAATACGATGCCTTTGTTTCTTACTGCAGCAGGGATCAAGGCTGGGTTGTAAAGTACCTTGTCCCtaatttagaagaaaaaggtAGAAATACTATAAAACTGTGTTTGCACAACAGGGATTTTCTGGTTGGAAAAGATATTGTGGATAACATAATGGACAGTATCTACAAGAGTAGGAAAACCGTCTGCTTAATTAGTTATAATTACTTACAAAGTGACTGGTGCTCTTTAGAAATGAGGATGGCCACCTATAAGTTACTGGCCGAGAAAAACGATgatctgattttaatttttttggaaaacatttcTGGTTATCATTTGTCGGCATATCACAGATTAGCCAGGATCGTGAGAAAGAAAACGTACATAGACTGGCCTCAAGAAGAAACCGAGCAAGCTGAATTCTGGGAGAGGCTGAGAATGACAGTTCTGGAGACTATGGAAAACTAA